The stretch of DNA AATATTCAAGATAAACCAGGAGGGATGCAAATTATTAGTCGCTTGTTGCAAAATAATTTTGTTATTCAAGAAAATGACTTGAAAGATAAGCGAAGTAAAATTTTAACGATTACACCTCTAGGTTTAGAAACATTGGAAGAATACATGATTAATATTCGAAAAGCTACGACAATTGTATCAGGGAAATTAAATGAGACTGAAAAAATGCAGTTGATTCATTTATTGAATAAATTAGAAGAGTTTCATTGGCTTATCTATTCTAAAAATATTGATCCAGAAAAATTATTGGATACCGTTCAAAATGATTTCTTGAAATAAAATTCGAAATATCGCATTGTATTTCAAAAAAATAGAATTATCTTAAAATCCATAATACGAAAGTGTTATGGATTTTTTAGTTTAAAAATACATTAAAATATTTGTTTCTACCCTTAAAACAGATTGTTTTTATCATATTAATAGTATATATTTGAACTATATTTATCAATATTAATATTTAATTAGTAAAATATAATTCTATATATGAGCGTAACTAAAGTTGCTGTTATTGGAGGAGGAATCGCTGGCTTATCTGCAGCATGCTACGCCGCTAAAAAAGGATATCAAGTTGAAGTATTCGAAAAGAATGATACAATAGGTGGTCGAGCAAGACAAATGAAAACACCAAATGGATATACTTTTGATATGGGACCTTCTTGGTATTGGATGCCCGAAGTGATGGAGAATTTTTTTCAGGATTTTGGTTACCAATCATCGGATTTCTATGAATTAATCAATCTTAATCCACAATTTGAAATCATTTTTGAAAATGAGAATGTGCAAGTTCCCGCAAATTACGATGAACTTAAAGCATTATTTGAGTCGTATGAAAAAGGATCTTCTACTCAATTGGATCGATTCATGGATAAAGCCAAAATTAAATATAAAATTGGCATGGAAGATTTCATTGAGAAGCCTTGTCATAGTTGGCTGGAATTTTTTTCTTTTTCCATCCTTAAAAGTGCAGTTCAACTGGATATTTTAACGGATTTCAGAACGTATGTTTCGAAATATTTTAAACATCCATTTTTACAATCCATTATGGAGTTTCCAGTGATATTTTTGGGTGCTGCCCCGCAAAATATACCAGCAATGTATTCATTAATGAATTATGGTGGATATCGTTTAGGCACTTGGTATCCGATGGGGGGATTTTTTCAACTGATTTTAGCGATGGAAAAAATTGCCACTCAATTAGGGGTGAAATTTTATACCAATTCTCCAGTGGAACGATTAATTACCAATGGAGATAAGGTGGAGGCCATCCAAGTGAAAGGACATATGTTGTATTTCGATGCTATAGTTGGTGCTTCAGATTATCATCATTTGGAAACCTTATTGGATGTAAAAGACCGAAATTATTCACAAGAATATTGGGAAAAGAAAACTTTTGCTCCTTCATGTTTAATTTTTTATTTGGGAATTCAGGAACGAATTCCTCATTTAAAACATCATACGTTATTCTTTGAAAACGAACTCGATCAACATATTAATGAAATTTATACCGATAAAAAATGGCCCTCAAAACCATTGTTTTATGTGTGTTGTCCTTCAAAAACAGATCCCCATGTCGCACCAAAAAATCATGAAAACTTATTCTTATTAATGCCTTTGGCCATTGGGATTGAAGATCGTGAAGAGTTGCGTGAAAAATATTTTGATCAAATGATTATTCGTATTGAAAAACATACGGGAATGAAAGATTTAAAATCTAAAATTGATTATAAAAAAAGTTATTGTATACAAGATTTTAAAACTGATTACAATGCCTTTGGAGGGAATGCCTATGGATTAGCCAATACCTTAAATCAAACGGCTATTTTAAAACCTTCTATTCGAAATAAAAAATTAAAAAATTTAGTATATGCAGGTCAACTTACAGTGCCAGGACCAGGTGTGCCACCTTCTTTAATATCAGGCAAAATTGCCGCAAACCAAATCAACCTAAAATAAAAGCTTATGAAAAAATTATTTGATGATATCTCATTTAAGACCAGTGAAGTAATTACTAAAAAATACAGCACAAGTTTTTCCATGGGAATTCGAGCATTGCATCCTACGTTGCGTCATGCGATATATGCGATTTATGGATATGTACGTATTGCAGACGAAATTGTCGATAGTTTTCATGGTTACGATCAGCGCCGATTATTGGATGAATTAGAACAGGAAACAAAAATGGCTTTGGATCGTAAAATTTCTTTAAATCCAGTAATCAATTGTTTTCAAGAAGTGGTGCATCAATATGATATTGAGTATCAATTGATCGATCAATTTCTGAAAAGTATGAAAATGGATCTTCAGAAATTGGAATACAATAGCGATTTATACAAGGAATATATTTTAGGATCGGCAGAAGTGGTTGGTTTAATGTGTTTACATGTATTTGTGGAAGGAAACAAAGATAAATACGATGAATTAAAACCATATGCGATGAAATTAGGGTCAGCGTTTCAAAAGATTAATTTTTTACGCGACTTAAAAGATGATTACCATGTGTTAGGCCTTACGTATTTCCCAGAAGTAGATTTGACACAATTTAATGATGGAATTAAAAAATCGATTGAAGCGGATATAAGAGAAGAATTTCATGAGGCTTTGGTCGGAATTAAAAAGTTACCAATTACCTCTCGATTTGGTGTATATTTAGCATATAAATATTATTATTCATTGTTTAATAAGATTCAATCGACACCTGCACAAAGGATATTGAATGAACGAATTCGTATTCCTGATTCAAGAAAAGTTTCCATGCTGCTGGGATGTTATTTAAATTATAAGATCGCAAATACGATTCAATGAAATTAAATATAATAGCCTTTTTATTTTTTGGAATGGTTGCCTTTGGACAAACATTAAATGAGCTTCGATCAAATTATACAAAAGCTGTAAATGATAAATCAGTTTGTGAGCAAATGATTAAGCAATTGGAAAATAATCATAAAACGCCTTTATATCAAGCCTATTTAGGTGCCTATCAAACCATTTGGGCCAATCATGTGATTAATCCAATTTCTAAACTAAATACATTTAAAAAAGGAAAAAATAATCTTGAAAATGCCATTCAATTGGATCAAAATTTGGTAGAAATTCGATTTTTAAGGTATTCCATCCAAAAGAATGCACCTCAATTTTTAGGCTATTCAAAACAGCTCAACGAAGACGAAACTTTTCTGAGAAACCATTTAAAAAATGTACAATCTCCTGAACTATCTAACGCTATAAAATCAATCCTAAAATGAATTTCTTAATCGTTGTATTGGTATTTACTCTAATGGAACCTATCACTTGGTTAATCCATAAATATGTGATGCATGGATTCTTATGGATATTGCATAAGGATCATCATGACCATAGTACGCCAGGACATTTAGAAAAAAATGATTACTTCTTCGTTATTTTTGCCATTCCAGCAATTGCATTATTCTATTTTGGTGCTTTACAAGGGTATAATTACATGTTTTATATTGGTTTAGGAATCACCCTATATGGTATGGCATATTTCTTCGTACATGATATCTTTATTCATCAACGCATCAAAATTTTTAGAAATACCCAAAATCCTTATTTTTTAGCGATAAGAAGAGCCCACAAACAACATCACAAATACATAGGAAAGGAAGATGGTGAATGCTTTGGATTCTTATTCGTTCCAATAAAATATTTTAAAATGTTTTTTAAACCATCCAAATAATATGCAGCCGTATACCTATTTATTGATTAATTTTTTTACGATAATCATC from Faecalibacter sp. LW9 encodes:
- a CDS encoding phytoene/squalene synthase family protein, which produces MKKLFDDISFKTSEVITKKYSTSFSMGIRALHPTLRHAIYAIYGYVRIADEIVDSFHGYDQRRLLDELEQETKMALDRKISLNPVINCFQEVVHQYDIEYQLIDQFLKSMKMDLQKLEYNSDLYKEYILGSAEVVGLMCLHVFVEGNKDKYDELKPYAMKLGSAFQKINFLRDLKDDYHVLGLTYFPEVDLTQFNDGIKKSIEADIREEFHEALVGIKKLPITSRFGVYLAYKYYYSLFNKIQSTPAQRILNERIRIPDSRKVSMLLGCYLNYKIANTIQ
- a CDS encoding phytoene desaturase family protein gives rise to the protein MSVTKVAVIGGGIAGLSAACYAAKKGYQVEVFEKNDTIGGRARQMKTPNGYTFDMGPSWYWMPEVMENFFQDFGYQSSDFYELINLNPQFEIIFENENVQVPANYDELKALFESYEKGSSTQLDRFMDKAKIKYKIGMEDFIEKPCHSWLEFFSFSILKSAVQLDILTDFRTYVSKYFKHPFLQSIMEFPVIFLGAAPQNIPAMYSLMNYGGYRLGTWYPMGGFFQLILAMEKIATQLGVKFYTNSPVERLITNGDKVEAIQVKGHMLYFDAIVGASDYHHLETLLDVKDRNYSQEYWEKKTFAPSCLIFYLGIQERIPHLKHHTLFFENELDQHINEIYTDKKWPSKPLFYVCCPSKTDPHVAPKNHENLFLLMPLAIGIEDREELREKYFDQMIIRIEKHTGMKDLKSKIDYKKSYCIQDFKTDYNAFGGNAYGLANTLNQTAILKPSIRNKKLKNLVYAGQLTVPGPGVPPSLISGKIAANQINLK